A part of Rhodamnia argentea isolate NSW1041297 chromosome 8, ASM2092103v1, whole genome shotgun sequence genomic DNA contains:
- the LOC115748130 gene encoding ferritin-3, chloroplastic-like, whose product MLLRAAPAFSLLSSPGDALSPPLPSFSSSSSPASPPALRFSSGRNGGSLVVCASKEQNSRPLTGVVFQPFEEVKKELDLVPTVPQASLARQKFADECEAAINEQINVEYNVSYVYHAMYAYFDRDNVALKGLAKFFKESSEEEREHAEKLMEYQNKRGGKVKLQSILMPLSEFDHVEKGDALYAMELSLSLEKLNNEKLLNLHSVAERNHDVQLTDYVESEFLAEQVEAIKRISEYVAQLRRVGKGHGVWHFDQMLLREEEAVA is encoded by the exons ATGTTGCTCCGAGCAGCCcctgctttctctctcctcagcTCTCCCGGAGACGCCCTCTCTCCGCCGTTGCcgtctttttcttcctcttcttctccggcGAGCCCGCCGGCGCTTCGATTCTCGAGCGGCAGAAATGGAGGCTCGCTGGTGGTCTGTGCGAGCAAAGAGCAGAACAGCCGGCCGCTCACCGGCGTCGTGTTCCAGCCCTTCGAAGAGGTGAAGAAAGAGCTCGATCTCGTGCCCACCGTGCCTCAGGCCTCGCTCGCGCGCCAAAAGTTCGCGGACGAGTGCGAGGCTGCCATCAATGAACAGATCAA TGTGGAGTACAATGTCTCGTACGTTTACCATGCCATGTATGCCTACTTTGATCGGGATAATGTTGCGCTCAAGGGACTTGCCAA ATTTTTCAAGGAGTCGagcgaggaggagagagagcatGCTGAGAAGCTGATGGAATACCAG AACAAACGAGGTGGAAAGGTAAAGCTGCAATCCATCCTGATGCCCCTTTCTGAGTTTGATCATGTGGAGAAGGGTGATGCACTTTATG CAATGGAGCTCTCATTGTCTCTGGAGAAGCTAAATAATGAAAAGCTTCTGAATTTACACAGC GTGGCTGAGCGTAACCATGATGTGCAATTGACAGATTATGTTGAAAGTGAATTCTTGGCTGAGCAA GTGGAAGCCATAAAAAGGATTTCAGAATATGTTGCTCAACTCAGAAGAGTGGGCAAAGGACATG GAGTTTGGCACTTCGACCAAATGCTCCTCCGCGAGGAAGAAGCAGTGGCGTGA
- the LOC115748092 gene encoding peptide-N4-(N-acetyl-beta-glucosaminyl)asparagine amidase A gives MQLPTTTAAILPLLLLLTAAAGAGAGSFPDRYHKPPCLSAHSHSHSHSPQQYIELTHPLPSSLLAPACTHRIVAHSFANTIDSPPFSAPYSPPPPSLCPTPPWSSVALELSVSSRGDQYDRIAAVWLGGVELLRTSTAEPNEDGIFWRVRKDVTRFSSLLSRSNIEVTMMLENIINDEFTGIYHVNVTLLFYSSDGGNRPRVSTNQLSDRGLSSKSGLGLEEFGGNSGAATEDSVNLATLGAATWNYNSPPPDLILPVSDDGDRGSWYRIERASDLHSKTIRIPANTVRAVLELCVSFHGNDEFWYSNPPDSYIRENNLTTGRGNGAYREVLVMIDGNLVGSEVPFPVVFTGGINPLFWEPIVAIGAFILPSYDMELTPFLGRLLDRKAHELAIGVANGISYWLVNANLHLWLDHGSKRVQAKSVAYTPPAHNVERESQFKELDGSFKVKAKRKAQFAGWVESSAGNLTTIVSTEYRVKNSISFTGNGTYKLVKQKMKAKREVRIRKGAGVTLSRAVVRRSYPLRVITSTLPGSKKDTYVLVTNLSHALMQRYSDGDLRSSVRNVQDSRGWMEVKDHNVLSGTAGTKQSYSFRDEFFCYSRKAEAADGKLIGDHSTFACAGSL, from the coding sequence ATGCAGCTGCCCACCACCACAGCCGCcatcctccccctcctcctcctcctcaccgccgccgccggagccggagccggatCATTCCCCGACCGCTACCACAAGCCGCCCTGTCTCTCCGcccactcccactcccactcccactcgCCCCAGCAATACATCGAGCTCACCCACCCCCTCCCTTCCTCCCTCCTCGCTCCCGCCTGCACCCACCGCATCGTCGCCCATTCCTTTGCCAATACCATCGACTCCCCTCCCTTCTCCGCCCCCTACTCCCCACCCCCGCCCTCCCTCTGCCCCACTCCGCCCTGGTCCTCCGTCGCCCTCGAGCTCTCCGTCTCCTCCCGCGGCGACCAGTACGACCGCATCGCCGCCGTCTGGCTCGGCGGCGTCGAGCTCCTCCGCACCAGCACCGCCGAGCCCAACGAGGACGGCATCTTCTGGAGGGTCCGGAAGGACGTAACGAGGTTCTCCTCTCTCCTGTCCCGGTCAAACATCGAGGTCACCATGATGTTGGAGAACATCATCAACGACGAATTCACCGGAATCTACCACGTCAACGTCACTCTTTTGTTCTACTCCTCGGACGGTGGCAATAGACCGAGGGTTTCGACAAATCAGCTCTCCGATCGAGGATTGAGCTCGAAATCAGGGCTTGGATTGGAGGAATTCGGAGGGAACAGTGGAGCTGCAACTGAAGATAGCGTCAATTTAGCTACTCTAGGTGCTGCCACGTGGAATTACAATTCGCCACCGCCCGATCTGATCCTTCCTGTGtcggatgatggagatcgaGGTTCTTGGTACAGGATCGAGAGGGCGTCGGACTTGCATTCGAAGACGATTCGGATTCCCGCGAACACGGTTCGCGCGGTTCTCGAGCTGTGCGTGTCGTTCCACGGGAACGACGAGTTCTGGTACTCGAACCCTCCGGATTCGTACATCAGGGAGAACAACTTGACGACGGGTCGCGGCAATGGAGCTTACAGGGAGGTCTTGGTGATGATCGATGGGAATTTGGTCGGCTCGGAGGTTCCGTTTCCGGTCGTGTTCACAGGAGGCATCAACCCCTTGTTCTGGGAGCCCATTGTCGCGATCGGCGCATTCATCCTCCCTTCCTACGACATGGAGTTGACGCCTTTCCTCGGGAGGCTTTTAGATCGTAAGGCACACGAATTGGCGATCGGGGTCGCTAATGGGATTTCGTATTGGCTCGTTAATGCGAATTTGCACCTGTGGCTAGATCACGGGTCGAAGAGGGTCCAAGCGAAGTCCGTGGCGTACACCCCTCCCGCACATAATGTGGAGCGCGAATCGCAGTTCAAAGAGCTCGATGGATCCTTCAAGGTGAAGGCAAAGAGGAAGGCGCAGTTTGCAGGTTGGGTCGAGTCGAGCGCCGGGAATCTGACCACGATAGTGTCGACGGAGTACAGAGTCAAGAACTCGATCAGCTTCACTGGTAATGGGACCTATAAGCTTGTTAAGCAGAAGATGAAGGCCAAGCGAGAAGTCAGGATCAGGAAGGGAGCCGGAGTCACGCTCTCCCGCGCGGTCGTCAGGAGGAGCTACCCGCTTCGCGTGATCACCTCGACCCTACCGGGGTCTAAGAAAGACACTTACGTGCTGGTGACCAACCTTTCGCACGCGCTGATGCAGAGGTACTCCGACGGGGATTTACGGAGCTCGGTTCGCAATGTGCAGGACTCTAGGGGTTGGATGGAGGTGAAGGATCACAATGTCCTCTCGGGTACAGCCGGCACTAAGCAGAGCTACAGCTTCAGAGATGAATTCTTTTGCTACTCGAGGAAGGCGGAAGCCGCCGACGGCAAGCTCATCGGAGACCATTCGACGTTCGCTTGTGCGGGCTCATTGTGA